Within the Iodidimonas sp. SYSU 1G8 genome, the region ACAATCCACCAGCAAGGCCCGCTCTGGGCGTGTCTCGCGCCGAAGGACCTGGGCCAGCTCCAGCGGTTCCTCCACCGTGCGCCAGTGGGGGCCGCGCTCGGCCCGGTGCCGGGCGATACGGTCCGTCATTTCGCCGTCCCGTGCTTCGGCGGTCGCGAGGTAGATCGGCGACGGCATGGCGTCGGCCAGGGCCAGTGCCCGGCGCGTCTTGCCGGAACGGGCGCCGCCGAGGATGAGGAAACTGTCCGTCATAGCGTCACCCAGAGGCTCGAGGCGACGACCAGGCAGGCGATTTCGGCGGCTTGCGCCGCCGCGCCGAGCGCATCGCCCGTGTACCCGCCCAGATGCCGGCGGGACAGCAGCATCACGGCAAGGCTGGCCACCAGCGCCGCGATGACCAGGATGAGACCGCTGGCGCCCAGGGCGGCGAGAGTGATGAGCGTCGTCGCGGCCCAGCCCGCGATGAGCGACGGCAGCGGCGGCGCTCCGGCGCTCCGGGCCAGGCCATCCTCGCGGGCGGCGGGCAGGACGGCGAGCAGCAGCAGCGCCCCACCGCGCGCCAGCGCGCCGGCGGCGATCCAGACCGCGAGGACCATGGGCGGCGCCATGGCCGCGAGCGCTGCGGCACGCAGCCCCAATGAGAGGATGAGGGCGGCGCCTCCATAGGTGCCGATCCTGCTGTCGCGCATGATCTCCAGCTTGCGCTCACGGGTGCGCCCGCCGCCGATGCCATCGCAGAAATCCGCCAGACCGTCCTCGTGGAAGCAGCCGGTCGCCAGCAGAGTCGCCGCCAGCCCGAGCAGAACCGCGACCAGCAACGACAGGCCAGCCCACTGCGCGATCAGGGCGGTGACTCCGCCAATGCCGCCGATCACCGCGCCGACCACAGGATAGGCCCAGACGGCGCGGGCGGTCAGGCCCTCATCATGGCCCGGGACGGGCCAGGCGGGCAGTCGCGTCAGCAGCATGATGGCCGCCGCCAGCTCGTCGCGGCGACGGCTAATCCACATGGCCGTCTTCGCTGCTGACACCGGCTTCCGCGAAGGTCGCCATGCCGTTGTGCGTGGCGACCGCGCCGCGCAGCACCGAGACGGCCAGCAGGGCGCCCGTTCCTTCGCCAAGACGCATGCGCAGGGACAGCAGCGGCGTCAGCCCGAAAGCGGCAAGCAGTTTCCGGTGGCCCGGTTCCGCCGACACATGTCCCGCGATGCAATGGGCGAGGATATCGGGCGAGTGCGCGGCCAGTGGCGCGAGCGCGGCGCAGACGACGAATCCGTCGAGCAGCACGGGTACGCGGCGCAGCCGCGCGGCCACGATGGCGCCCGCGATAGCGCATAGTTCACGCCCGCCCAGGCTCGCGAGGGTCTGGAACGGATCTCGCGCCGCCGTGCCGTGTCGCGCCAGCGCGCGATCGACGATCGCGGCCTTGTGGGCGACGCCCTTGCCCGTCATGCCGGTGCCGGGACCCGCCCAGTCCGCGCCTGCGCCGCCGTAGCTGGCCGCGCACAGGGCCGCCGCCACCGTGGTGTTGCCGATGCCCATTTCGCCGAGCACGAGAATATCCGTGCCTTCATCCACGGCGGCCGCGCCGCTGTTCAGGGCGGCCAGAACCTCGTCATCCGAGAGCGCCGGCATTTCCGAGATATCGCCCGTCGGCCTGTCGAGCTCCAACGCCACGACCGAAAGGTCGGCGCCGACCGTGCCGGCCAGCGCGTTGACCGCCGCGCCGCCCGACCTGAAATTGGCGACCATCTGGGCGGTCA harbors:
- the cobS gene encoding adenosylcobinamide-GDP ribazoletransferase; its protein translation is MWISRRRDELAAAIMLLTRLPAWPVPGHDEGLTARAVWAYPVVGAVIGGIGGVTALIAQWAGLSLLVAVLLGLAATLLATGCFHEDGLADFCDGIGGGRTRERKLEIMRDSRIGTYGGAALILSLGLRAAALAAMAPPMVLAVWIAAGALARGGALLLLAVLPAAREDGLARSAGAPPLPSLIAGWAATTLITLAALGASGLILVIAALVASLAVMLLSRRHLGGYTGDALGAAAQAAEIACLVVASSLWVTL
- the cobT gene encoding nicotinate-nucleotide--dimethylbenzimidazole phosphoribosyltransferase, coding for MSNRLFETPETLAHLLRQLPGADPASIERAAGRQGQLTKPPGALGRLEGLALFMAGWQGTPRADRVQAIVFAGNHGVTAQGISPFPAAVTAQMVANFRSGGAAVNALAGTVGADLSVVALELDRPTGDISEMPALSDDEVLAALNSGAAAVDEGTDILVLGEMGIGNTTVAAALCAASYGGAGADWAGPGTGMTGKGVAHKAAIVDRALARHGTAARDPFQTLASLGGRELCAIAGAIVAARLRRVPVLLDGFVVCAALAPLAAHSPDILAHCIAGHVSAEPGHRKLLAAFGLTPLLSLRMRLGEGTGALLAVSVLRGAVATHNGMATFAEAGVSSEDGHVD